CGTTTGTTGAATCTAAAACTTTTGTTGAAGCTTCCATGCAATACAATCTTGACTATATCCATTTTATCACCCCAGAATCTACAACCAAACAAATACAAGATACATGTGCAAATGCGAAGGGTTTTATTTATACTGTTTCACTCAGGGGCACAACTGGAAGCTCTCTGGTTCTATCAAATGAAATTATAGATATACTATCACTGGCAAAAAAATATGCTAACGTTCCGGTGGTGTTGGGATTTGGTATTCAAAACAAGAACGATATTCATAAGGCCTTGGAATATGCTGATGGCTTCATTATGGGTACTGCACTGGTTAAAAAGATTGAAGAAGGCTTTGATAGGTATCATCAATTTTTAAAGGATATGTTTGTGTGAAAGGTGTTATTATCAATATTTCTTGTTGTTCAAATGTACATTTTTTTCAAGAGCAAATTCGTTTGCTTTTTTAATACATTCCAATCAATTCAGTATGTTGTTATAATTTTTATAATAAACTTTTCTTATCCATTATAAATATTATTATCCAAATATATTATTATGTTATACCTTTTTTCAAAGGTAACTCATCCCCAACATTTGCTATGCAACTTCGCTCCCTTGATAGGATATAATCTAAATTTTAATGACTAAATTTATTTACTCTACCTATTGAAACTTTAATTACAAACTACCTTTTCACTTTCCTAACAATAGCAACCACTACTAAAGCTACTATCGCCACAATTAAAAGAAATACAAAAAATCCAATCCACGTAACCTTTGTCCCGCGTTTGAGCATATTGTACGGATTAATGCTTGCCTCAACTACTATTCTGCCAAGTTTGCCTTTATACAGGGCTGGTACATCTGCTATGCCATCACCATCCTCATCCTTGAAGCTGCGTATGTATTCAATGACCCCCTGCCATTCTTTGAGTTCCTGAATGCCAGGCATGCGCTTGTCAGCATCAACACGCGCCTCTGTGAGTTTTTCTATTGGTTTTCCATCGCGCCATTTTGGCTTGATGTCCAAAATATGCCAGGTAAAGTTGCCTATAACTTTTAAAAACGTTGCATTGTAAATATCAGCAGCAACCCGGTATAGTTTGGTATTGCTATCCGAATAATCAAGCGGCACATACCCATTTTCTTCGTCCCCAATCCAGATTTCTGTTACGCGGTCAAACAGCATGCGATTGGGATTATACGTGAATTTAACACCAGAAATCTGTATAAAATAATCGCTCCCTTTCAGCGGGTAGATACTTGTCAAAATTTCAAGCGCCTTCTTTATTTCCGATGCATACAGGTAACAGGTAATAAGCGGATAGCCCATTGTCTTTTTTTCATCCATACCAATACCAAGCGGTATTGCTGCAAATGCATCTGAAAATGCAATCTTTCCAGTCTTGCCCACAACTATATTGTCACGGATAACGCCATTTGATATAACCCCCATCGTAACTTTGCTGTCAGGATCCTTGGGATCCGAATCATATTTATTTACATACCAGCGTATTGAATCAGCTATAAGATTGCCCAAGTTTGTTTCATCCTCTTTTGTTACAAGGTCATATTTGGTTTTTGCCAAAATACTATTCCATTGTAATTTTAAGGGCGATAGTATCCGTTGATTAATCACCTGCGCAAACTGATTGATAAGCGCAATTATTGCCGTATCACCTTTTATTGAGTCATCGATATCTATGTATTTATAATCTTTCAGCTGCAACACTCCATTGGAAAAATTACAATCCAGGACAGCTACCTGCTTGCCATATTCATACGATTGGGTGATTATGGTAGAGCCAACAATAATAGGCTTGGTAATTTTTTCATGAGTGTGTCCACTGATAATAACATCAA
Above is a window of Spirochaetota bacterium DNA encoding:
- the trpA gene encoding tryptophan synthase subunit alpha → MSYNGFYLVGNYPDTETFIKAAKAGLEYFDFIEVGIPFSDPVADGPVLSTASHNALKMGVTTESVLHSCNILKEFLTKTGSNKKIYVMTYANKVFHCGIETTMKLFASNGVDGIILADVPFVESKTFVEASMQYNLDYIHFITPESTTKQIQDTCANAKGFIYTVSLRGTTGSSLVLSNEIIDILSLAKKYANVPVVLGFGIQNKNDIHKALEYADGFIMGTALVKKIEEGFDRYHQFLKDMFV
- a CDS encoding bifunctional metallophosphatase/5'-nucleotidase, producing MKKYIIAIVIMIVCVTLPSFAQDITIIQTTDLHSHFLGFAPNIDYTPDKINDDDTKGGWARIATVIQDVKKSRKNPVLVLDSGDFLMGSFFHLLCREEAFELRLMKKMGYDVITLGNHEFDLYPDGLARILRSAQKYNALPHIVASNIVFSADSKDDDSLEKVFEDELVKPYIVLKRGNLTIGFFGLVGKDAAEVAPFASPVTFADQVQTATQMVDILRNKEKVNIVICISHSGIRKYKDSNEIDPKRSEDVQLAKAVKGIDVIISGHTHEKITKPIIVGSTIITQSYEYGKQVAVLDCNFSNGVLQLKDYKYIDIDDSIKGDTAIIALINQFAQVINQRILSPLKLQWNSILAKTKYDLVTKEDETNLGNLIADSIRWYVNKYDSDPKDPDSKVTMGVISNGVIRDNIVVGKTGKIAFSDAFAAIPLGIGMDEKKTMGYPLITCYLYASEIKKALEILTSIYPLKGSDYFIQISGVKFTYNPNRMLFDRVTEIWIGDEENGYVPLDYSDSNTKLYRVAADIYNATFLKVIGNFTWHILDIKPKWRDGKPIEKLTEARVDADKRMPGIQELKEWQGVIEYIRSFKDEDGDGIADVPALYKGKLGRIVVEASINPYNMLKRGTKVTWIGFFVFLLIVAIVALVVVAIVRKVKR